The DNA segment tttgaTGAACAAACATAGCTTAAAGAAACCAAAAGGGTATCAGTAGGTACTGGTAGGTTAAGTCAACCCATATGAGAGACGAGACTGAAGTACAAACCTATGATTGAAGGTAATCGGGCTGTTTTTCAGGCATGGCATCTTGGAATGCTGGCAATTCATTGTATGCGTCATTCAACCTCAATAGAAGAGAGAATTGAGTCTGCAAAAACAGTTCAGTGACACACTTAACATTCGGAAATTTAAAAGATGAGGAAGCAATGGAAGAGAGGGCATGCACTAGTCTTGATAAAGAACACAGAAAGATAACATAATTGGTGAAAATTAATGACAAAAACCTCCACTAGTGCACTAGTCATGGAAAAATGGAAATACCACCAAAACAATTAATGGATATTAATTACCATGTCGACATTGAACCTTGTAAGCGCATCATGAATCTGGGGCGCTAGAAATAAGTCAGCCTGCAAGGAATAGGTACCAAAGTTCATCATCTCTAGAAATACTCTTAGCAGCATAAATAATTTAACACAAGACCCCTTCTACAGTACCATAATTAGGAAATGAAGAAGCAGCTTTCTTTGACACATAAGGATTGCAGTTCCAAGAAGAATACAGAGATGGGTGTGTGTGTGTACTGTATACTTTACTTTGTAGGCACACAAGGAAACAGTTAAAGCATTCTCAAGAAACAAACCAGGAAAACTTCATCTCCACTTGCATATTTTGCAGCATGGTCTTTTAAGAGCTTCTCCAGTGCTGATGAGGTGAATGCAAGTAATGGTAATTAGGCCAAGGCCCATATTCTATGTATCCGTAAGGCAGCTGAAACAGTCATCTTTGGTAACTCCTTACCAAATAAAACAGCATTAATACCTGCAAAGCCTTTTTCCATGTGATGTTTGACCCATGAGAGCTTCTCATCACTACCAACCTCTTCCGCAATATATTTCTGTAAAAGGAAAAGCATCAAATTAAACATCTGCTTCTTACTACATGATGAAAATTTCATGAAAACATGATTGAATATCAGTAATGATCAAAGGAAATATACAAGAGCTAATTGATCTCAGTCAGACACATATATGTATACACCTGTTCAACCAAATTCTGAAGTGGCTGTATGCTTGAGGAAACAAAACTAGCAGCCTACAAATCAGGGTTAGAGAAGAAATCAATTAGCTTGAAttgaaaattactttcaaacacatcagagaataaattttttttaaaaaagttttaccTGGTAATTGATAGCTCTTTTCTTTAGATCAGGAGGCAACAATGGATGTTGAGGATACTTGTCTTCCAGATACTGTACATGAAAAAGCAGATCATGATACATTTTAGAGAAGTATGAAATGAGAGGCTCTTACCAGGACCAAAGAGGATGGGAGAAATTGCAAAAGGAGTCACCATCAGAATAGCAAAAGATTCAACAACTATCATGTCCCCATCCACCAACGTGGGCACATAATTGAGAGGACTGAGCTTTGAAAACTCTAAAATTCAATAGAAATACTTATGAAAAACAACagaatatataaacatataataCAGATAATTAAGTTCAGAATTCATAAATTATGGAGTTGTTATCTGACCTGGACTGAACTGCTCTCCTTTCAACAAATTCACTGCTTTGTACTCGTATTTCAGACCTGTTCAAAATCCAATGGTTCATTGATAATCACATAAGTCCcagatggggaaaaaaaaaaagaaaacaaagagaaagagagtagGGTTTGAAGGAAGCAATGAGAAGAAGGGGACCTTTCAAGTTGAGGGCAATTCGGACACGGCAGGAGCTGGAACTCCGCCAGGATGAATACAGCTTCAGCTTGCTCTCCTCCTATCCCCATACAACATATATAAACATATCAgacatataaaagaaattataattaaaaaagaaaaaaggaagaagaagaagacccaCTCACCATAGTTGCAGTTTGATTCACTCGCTGCTCACTGTCACACTGCTCCCTGTCCTCCTCTAAATGACCAAGGAAGACGACAAAAATGCATGAAACAGAGTATACAATTTTGCCACGATTAACTTGCCATGTCATCAGCTTCCACGCCTCGTGTTAGTTGAATTGCCACGTGGCGTGCATGTTAAGAAatcataatttcataaattgatttatcattacAGTATCTATAATTAAGTTCCCATCTGgctaaaaatacaaaaagaaaaaaaaaaaaaaaattcaagtttgtcctcatgaattaaaattattttaaggcaACCAAATCATGGTGTAATCATGACTTCTAATAAACCAATCATCTGCCTGTTTGCTATAATTTTGTTAAAGAAGCTTATAACTTACAATGGAGATTAATATGAAAGCACCAAAATATTGctttttatagaatttttattttgacttaTAAAAGAAGGCATTTCTTTTTATTCGaaaatattttatccaaaaaagtTAATATCTTAAAGCATTAGAATAATGTATTTATAGAAACCACGACGAAGAAGatatataacattaaaataatattaaaaacaaaaaattatcatcTTATCCCGTAGATATTGGCTCTAATCTAAACcatacaaattaatttattttttctttttcttgtcatCCAAACATGTATAACCATATTAAGTGCTGAAATAGTTTACAAATGTTCAATGCCATTTGAAACTAAGAATGAAATGGTTTTAAAACAAACTTTTAAGAAGAATCtctaaatgtattttttttattttataaattaaataaaaacctCCTTTCAATTGGTGTGTAAGTCTTGAAAAATCACTTTATTAAAAGTCATGTCAAGTGAcccttaaaataatttgaaatctaCTAGTTCTTAAGCTTGTTGCTGCTTGCGAGCTGCTTTTTAAAGAAGGCcttagaaataattattttcattatgcatttgcTATTATCTttagcaattttttatttttttattttttgtaaccGCACTTGCAACAACCAACACCAAATAAATCAGGGTATTATCAGTGATGAGATTTGGACTTGGGACCATGTGCCTCTTATTGGGATCACACCTCCCAACATTCACCCTGACTAATTGGACTAACCTAACGGGCTTAAAGCAAACAGGAACTTATTCATTTGAAATCAAGAAATCCCAGTCCTTGGAAACTTTGGACATACATACTACATAATCACAACAGTTCATGATGattatcaattatttatattcGCTTAACCACAATGTTCCACCCGATGAAATGGCGGCCCAGCCCTTATTGAGATTCCTTGGGCACAAGATCTGTCTTGGAcctaaataaagaaacaaaacgAGGGAGAAAGTTTCAGCAGAAAATAGAAATGATGGATCCTATCTTCTATTCAGGCATGAACCAAAACGAGGATCGGTATGTAGTGATAGATTTAAGTCAAAACATAgaattaaggtggtgtttgttttcagaatttaagtcgtttgtttttctacttttttcaGGACTtataataaactttttattaaatagaaaaaactaaaatatataacattttctaaatagaaaaaataacatattgatttttttttttttaatacttaatagatataaaattttacaaaaaaataacataatatttaacactattaagtattaaggttctatttagaattaagtaaaaaaacaaacaccacctaagattACAAAGtgatgtaatatttttttctcattcaagTTTCTTCGGTGTTGATAACTTCTCCTCAATAGTTCAAACCATCAGTTCAACTGGTGTATGAGAACAGACTGAAGTACAAACCTATGATGGGACGTAGTCGGGCTGTTTTTCTGGCATAGCATCTTGGAATGCTGGCAATTCATTGTATGCGTCATTCAACCTTAATAAAAGGGGGAATTCAGTCTGCAAAAACAGTTCAGGGACAAGAAATGAGTCAGTTGCACCCATCTGAAAGCAGCTGATGCAGGATAAGAAATGCAATGTTGGGATAGTCCATAAGACATTAGaacctatcaaaagaaaaaaaaaaaaagagagaaaaaaattgaatagaaCTTAGTGAACAACCCAATTTAGGGGGGAGATAGATTGATTTTTCATGAATTGTACTCTCAATCATTGAATAGCTAAAGTAAAGAACaacaaaggaacaaaaaaatgaaactgatAAGTACACAGATGATCATAGAAAAATACTGGAGTGGTGGATGAAGAGACCGAAATCATTCTGAAACAGAGGCAAGATTTACAATAGCAGAAGTAGAAACACTATAAGCCAGATTAACGTTGTTCCAACTAAGAAGATTCCAGTAAAAATCTTAAGGCCAAGGTCCAGTGGAATGGAAAATTTCACCAATCATAGACTTTATACAAGTCCTAGCTGATAGTACAGTTATGGAAGTTTGGGTCCTTTTGCACAGTGCCCTACTTAACATATCAGAAGTTAaaactatcataaaataaaatataacttaatGATTGAAACAATGCAAGAAAGGACATATGCTAGTctttataattgatgaaaataccAAACACCTCCACTGATCtggaatttttctttctttttccttccaaaaatggaaataataccaaaaaaaaacaaaaaacagcaTGCATCAATTTATAGAAGGGAGATTACCATGTCCATTTTGAACCGTTTAAGTGCAGCATGAATCTGGGGTGCTAGAAACAAATCAGCCTGCAAGTAATAATGAACAAGTTCATCATGCCTGGAAATAACCTTTGCAGCATTAAATTTTTGACAAAAGCTTCCTTCTACAGCACACTAGGAAATGAAGGACCATGTTTCTTTGGCAGAGATGACTCCAATGTATATGCAATATGGCTGATACAAGAATCAGGCACATCATCTTTTTTACATCAGCAAACAGTTTCTAAAGCTTGGTTAGTTTCAGCTCTTAGAAACTACATTTGGCATTAGACCATGTAATTGCATTCCTGAAAAATGAAGGTCGGCTAGGATGTTATAAGTTACAACTGATGCTAGGACAAGAGTAATGGCTGGTTTGCATACCTTGGCTTGCAATGATGATGTGAGCCAGCAAAGGGAAGCATTATTTTGGATTTCTTTACACTACCATATCCACTAGATCATAGTGGCCTTAGAGGGTAGAATCCTTCTGGGTGGTTGATTTGCTTGACCCAATAAGGAGCCTCTAGGAATGTTTGGCAATTCAAGCACATAAGAAAGATGGGTGCATGCTTCTTTCAACAATACTTTAACGTGTTGAAGTTACCCTGGCAGCCTGGTTCAGACTTTTATTGTATCATTTTCATTAGGTTTGGCAGAAAAAAGGCATTTAAAATTGTATACATGAAACCAGATAGCTTTCTGTTCAACCAGACAACTACACCAGTGTTGCATTTGAATTCTTAACTAAGGGATTAGGGATTCACCATCCAAACACAACAACAGCCCCTGCACACTAAACTAAAACCATTACATGTGTTACTATTACTCGCCAAACCCCAACCACATTGCCATTCTAAGAAGAATATAGAGATGGGTGTGCAGAAACATAAGTGTGGTATATTTTGTATACACAGGAATGAAACAAGTAAAGCAGAAGAAACAAACCAGGAAAACTTCATCTCCAGTCGCATATTTTCCAGCATGATCTTTTAATAGCTTCTCCAAGGCTGAAGTGCAAGTTATGGTGAGTAGGTCAAGGCAATAATCAATCCATTAAGCAGAAACAGTAATCTTGtaacaaacacaaaaaatactattgatcataaaaattatgttaagtCGAATCCATAACTTGATTGAGAGTCTTtcatcatttacaaaaaaaaaaaaagttatgagtTATATACATTGGC comes from the Vitis vinifera cultivar Pinot Noir 40024 chromosome 12, ASM3070453v1 genome and includes:
- the LOC100257402 gene encoding glutathione S-transferase zeta class isoform X2, translating into MTWQVNRGKIVYSVSCIFVVFLGHLEEDREQCDSEQRVNQTATMEESKLKLYSSWRSSSSCRVRIALNLKGLKYEYKAVNLLKGEQFSPEFSKLSPLNYVPTLVDGDMIVVESFAILMYLEDKYPQHPLLPPDLKKRAINYQAASFVSSSIQPLQNLVEQKYIAEEVGSDEKLSWVKHHMEKGFAALEKLLKDHAAKYASGDEVFLADLFLAPQIHDALTRFNVDMTQFSLLLRLNDAYNELPAFQDAMPEKQPDYLQS
- the LOC100257402 gene encoding glutathione S-transferase zeta class isoform X1: MTWQVNRGKIVYSVSCIFVVFLGHLEEDREQCDSEQRVNQTATMEESKLKLYSSWRSSSSCRVRIALNLKGLKYEYKAVNLLKGEQFSPEFSKLSPLNYVPTLVDGDMIVVESFAILMYLEDKYPQHPLLPPDLKKRAINYQAASFVSSSIQPLQNLVEQKYIAEEVGSDEKLSWVKHHMEKGFAGINAVLFALEKLLKDHAAKYASGDEVFLADLFLAPQIHDALTRFNVDMTQFSLLLRLNDAYNELPAFQDAMPEKQPDYLQS